TCAGCAGATGATTTTATATCCTTTTGTGAAATAATAGCCGATACTACGGCAATACCCCTTATTCCCGTATTTTTCAGTTGTACTGCATTCTCCGCATTTATCCCGCCTATACCGACCACAGGAATTGAAACTTCCCTTACAATTTTCATGAGAGTTTCTATAGACACTGCCTTTGCATCTGTTTTTGTGCTTGTTGAAAACAAAGCACCCACTCCTATATAGTCAGCACCGATTTTCTGAGCTTCAATTGCCTTTTCAACAGACCCTGCCGATACGCCGAGTATCTTATCGTTACCTATGATTTTTCGCACAACAGCAGCCGGAAGATCGCT
This genomic stretch from Ruminiclostridium cellulolyticum H10 harbors:
- the thiE gene encoding thiamine phosphate synthase — translated: MKSKIDYTLYLVTDHQLMSTKTLEEAVEQAIAGGCTLVQLREKTASSRDFYQNAINVKTITDKYNVPLIINDRIDIALAVGADGVHVGQSDLPAAVVRKIIGNDKILGVSAGSVEKAIEAQKIGADYIGVGALFSTSTKTDAKAVSIETLMKIVREVSIPVVGIGGINAENAVQLKNTGIRGIAVVSAIISQKDIKSSAEKLLEIFVNKA